From a single Planctomycetia bacterium genomic region:
- the xylA gene encoding xylose isomerase, protein MAAFPEISKIKFEGPQSKNPLAFRHYNADEAVEGKKMRDHFRFAVAYWHTFRGAGSDPFGPGTMVRPWEGPVDNVENAVNRVKVAFEFMEKLGVEFYCFHDRDVAPEGKTLAESNKNLDAVVKALKDEQQRSGIKLLWGTANLFSNPRYMHGAATSCNADAFAYAAAQVKKAIEVTKELGGENYVFWGGREGYQNLLNTDMKREVDHLARFMHLAVDYAQEIGFTGQFLFEPKPKEPTKHQYDFDVANCINFLRAYGLEKHIKMNIETNHATLAGHSMQHELEYAGMQGFLGSIDANTGDMLLGWDTDQFPTDIYLTTQCMLSILKYGGLAPGGVNFDAKVRRESFEPVDLFHAHIGGMDAFARGLKIAAAIRADGELDQFVKDRYSSFDTGVGAEIETGQASFKTLEKYMLEKGEITPNKSGRQEMLEGLVNRFV, encoded by the coding sequence ATGGCCGCTTTCCCCGAAATCAGCAAAATCAAGTTCGAAGGCCCGCAATCGAAAAACCCGCTCGCTTTCCGGCACTACAACGCCGACGAAGCGGTCGAAGGCAAGAAGATGCGGGACCATTTCCGCTTCGCCGTGGCGTACTGGCACACCTTCCGCGGCGCCGGCAGCGATCCCTTCGGCCCCGGCACCATGGTCCGCCCCTGGGAAGGCCCGGTCGATAACGTCGAAAACGCGGTCAACCGCGTAAAGGTCGCCTTCGAGTTCATGGAAAAGCTCGGCGTGGAGTTCTACTGCTTCCACGACCGCGACGTCGCGCCGGAAGGCAAGACGCTGGCCGAATCCAACAAGAATCTCGACGCCGTCGTGAAAGCCCTGAAGGACGAACAGCAACGCTCCGGCATCAAACTCCTCTGGGGCACCGCCAACCTGTTCAGCAACCCGCGCTATATGCACGGCGCCGCCACGAGTTGCAACGCCGATGCCTTCGCTTACGCCGCGGCGCAAGTCAAGAAAGCCATCGAAGTCACCAAGGAACTCGGCGGTGAGAACTACGTTTTCTGGGGCGGCCGCGAAGGTTATCAAAACCTGCTCAACACCGACATGAAGCGCGAGGTCGATCACCTCGCCCGCTTCATGCACCTGGCCGTCGACTACGCCCAGGAAATCGGCTTCACCGGCCAGTTCCTCTTCGAGCCGAAGCCCAAAGAGCCGACCAAGCACCAGTACGATTTCGACGTCGCCAACTGCATCAACTTCCTCCGCGCCTACGGCCTCGAAAAACACATCAAGATGAACATCGAGACCAACCACGCCACGCTCGCCGGCCACTCGATGCAACACGAGTTGGAATACGCCGGCATGCAAGGCTTCCTCGGCTCGATCGACGCCAACACCGGCGACATGCTGCTCGGCTGGGACACCGATCAATTCCCCACCGACATCTACCTCACTACGCAGTGCATGCTCAGCATCCTGAAGTACGGCGGTCTCGCCCCCGGCGGCGTCAACTTCGACGCCAAAGTCCGCCGCGAAAGTTTTGAGCCCGTCGACCTCTTCCACGCCCACATCGGCGGCATGGACGCCTTCGCAAGAGGATTGAAAATCGCAGCCGCGATCCGCGCCGACGGCGAACTGGATCAATTCGTCAAAGACCGCTACAGCAGCTTCGACACCGGCGTCGGCGCCGAAATCGAAACCGGCCAAGCCAGCTTCAAAACCCTGGAAAAATACATGCTGGAAAAGGGCGAAATCACCCCAAACAAGAGCGGCCGCCAGGAAATGCTGGAGGGGCTGGTGAACCGGTTTGTGTAG